The following proteins are co-located in the Chryseobacterium daecheongense genome:
- a CDS encoding TonB-dependent siderophore receptor yields MKRVIIGAALLSTVMVFAQEKKDTIKSNDIEEVVVSGKYYKKYVEKEGSSSMRLDEALIKIPQNISIITNRALEDQQVTTLSDGVLRNVAGAQRLEHWGDMYTRVNMRGSRAAAFMNGVNVTSNWGPLSEDMSFVDHIEFIKGPSGFLMSNGEPSGIYNIVTKKPTGQSLNGSARVTLGSFNMYRGETDIDTKITDKVAFRLNLMAQNKKSFRDYEFNDRYIINPSLKVNLTDKTTLTAEYIYQRAKMSEVGSAYVYSFEGYGTKPVEFTVTDPGIDPTKITNNTVNLNLQHKFNENWKLTTQLTYVNEYTMGSDIWPGKFISDTQFIRTLNFWEASNVMKFGQAFLNGYVKTGPVSHKILAGLDLGSKKYLADWSRSGALDTEQKPFDLNSSTYTPPTSYPHFDNQGKSLLERATPYGTIEQEYTGVYLQDELGFLDDALRLTLAARYTNVKENSYGTKTEANRITPRIGLSYSIDANTSAYALYDQAFSPQSGLFRDGTTAKPITGNSTEIGFKRDWFAGKWNTTLSLYNINKNNAIGGDPTDPTGIFSIFLGKTRVQGVEFDLKGEIVRGFNAIFNYAFTENKFTETTPLSNKGDKVPGFAKHTVNGWLNYTFTQGDLEGFGLSFGGTFLGGRSTWNWGSTNAPLQMNDYLKFDAGLSWENTKFRVGLNVFNVFNRYLYSGSSINFTMVDNTQRGGYYYQAEAPRNFRLSIGYKF; encoded by the coding sequence ATGAAAAGAGTAATAATAGGAGCTGCTTTATTATCAACTGTGATGGTATTTGCTCAGGAAAAAAAAGATACGATTAAATCAAACGATATTGAAGAGGTTGTAGTAAGCGGTAAGTACTATAAAAAATATGTAGAAAAAGAAGGTTCTTCTTCAATGCGTTTAGATGAAGCGCTTATCAAAATTCCTCAAAACATTTCTATTATTACGAACAGGGCTTTAGAAGATCAGCAGGTAACCACATTAAGCGATGGTGTATTACGAAATGTTGCCGGAGCACAAAGGTTAGAACACTGGGGAGATATGTATACCAGAGTTAACATGAGGGGTTCAAGAGCAGCTGCCTTTATGAATGGGGTAAATGTCACTTCAAACTGGGGACCTCTGAGTGAGGACATGAGCTTTGTAGATCATATTGAGTTCATCAAAGGCCCTTCCGGTTTTCTGATGTCAAATGGTGAACCAAGCGGTATTTATAATATCGTTACCAAAAAGCCTACCGGACAATCATTGAACGGAAGTGCCAGAGTAACGCTTGGAAGCTTTAATATGTACAGAGGAGAGACTGATATTGATACAAAAATTACAGATAAAGTAGCATTCCGATTGAATTTAATGGCTCAGAATAAAAAGAGCTTCAGAGACTATGAATTTAATGACAGGTACATTATCAATCCCTCATTAAAAGTAAACCTCACTGATAAAACAACTTTAACGGCAGAATACATTTATCAACGAGCTAAAATGTCTGAAGTTGGTTCCGCTTATGTATATAGTTTTGAAGGATATGGTACAAAACCAGTGGAATTTACAGTAACCGACCCTGGAATAGATCCTACTAAAATTACTAACAATACTGTAAACTTAAATTTACAACATAAATTTAACGAAAACTGGAAATTAACTACACAGTTAACTTATGTAAATGAGTATACTATGGGTAGTGATATCTGGCCAGGTAAATTTATATCTGACACTCAATTTATCAGAACACTCAATTTTTGGGAGGCAAGTAATGTAATGAAATTTGGACAGGCGTTTCTAAATGGTTATGTAAAAACCGGTCCTGTATCTCATAAAATTTTAGCAGGACTAGATTTGGGATCTAAAAAATATCTTGCTGATTGGTCAAGAAGTGGAGCATTAGATACAGAACAAAAACCATTTGATCTTAATTCTTCTACATACACACCACCTACCTCGTATCCTCATTTCGATAACCAAGGAAAATCTCTATTAGAAAGAGCCACACCATATGGAACAATTGAACAGGAGTATACAGGTGTTTATTTACAAGATGAATTAGGGTTCTTAGATGATGCTTTGAGATTAACTTTAGCAGCACGCTATACTAATGTTAAAGAAAATAGTTATGGAACAAAAACTGAAGCAAATAGGATTACTCCTCGCATTGGTTTGAGTTATTCCATAGATGCAAATACTTCAGCATATGCTCTATATGACCAAGCTTTTTCACCTCAGTCAGGATTATTCAGAGACGGAACTACAGCAAAACCAATCACTGGAAACAGTACAGAGATTGGATTCAAACGGGACTGGTTTGCCGGAAAATGGAATACAACTCTATCTTTATATAATATTAATAAAAATAATGCAATAGGAGGTGATCCTACTGATCCAACAGGAATTTTCTCAATCTTTCTTGGTAAAACGAGAGTACAAGGAGTAGAGTTTGATCTTAAAGGGGAAATTGTAAGAGGATTCAATGCAATATTTAATTATGCATTCACAGAAAATAAATTTACAGAAACAACACCATTAAGTAATAAGGGTGATAAAGTTCCTGGGTTTGCAAAACATACTGTAAATGGCTGGCTAAATTATACTTTTACACAAGGTGATTTAGAAGGTTTTGGGCTAAGCTTCGGAGGAACATTTCTGGGAGGAAGAAGTACATGGAATTGGGGAAGTACTAACGCTCCATTACAAATGAATGACTATCTTAAATTTGATGCAGGATTGTCTTGGGAAAATACAAAATTCAGAGTTGGTTTGAATGTATTTAATGTTTTCAACAGATATCTATATAGCGGAAGCAGCATTAACTTTACGATGGTAGATAATACTCAACGAGGAGGTTATTATTATCAAGCTGAAGCTCCGAGAAATTTCAGACTCTCAATAGGGTATAAATTTTAA